Sequence from the Aquimarina sp. Aq107 genome:
AAATGAAAAATTTATTTATAATATCTGTAATAATCATCTCGTCAATTTTCCTGTCATGCGAAACAGACGTAACCAATGACATCACATTAAATGAAAGTACTCCAAGACTAGTTATCAATGGTGGACTAGAGAGAAACACTATCAGTCCATTACCTATACAGCAGATTCAACTAACTACTACTGCCTCTTTTTTATCTACAGAAGACCAACCTTTTGTAGATGATGCAATCGTTACAGTAACAGATGGCACTAATTCTTGGATATTTAATCATTCTACAAATGGGTTTTATGAAAATACAGAAATCATTCCAGAAATTGGAAACACATACACAATCACAATAAATTGGAATGGAGAAACCTATGAGGGGTCAGATTCTATAAGTGAAGTACCTTCATTTGATAATTTCTATTTTGAATTTGAAGAAGAAACAATCGCAACAGATGCAGGATATTTTGTTAAATTTGATACTACAGACCCTATAGATATTGCTAATTTTTATTATTATCGTCTTTTTAAAAATAATGAATTTATTATAGTTCCGGATCCAGGAAATAGCGAGGTTTTAATTGTTTCAGATGAATTTTTTGACGGTAGACAACGCATTGGCGTAAACCCAAATGACGAAGTGCCTTTTGAAATCGGAGATGTTGCTAAAGCACAACAATTATCAATATCTGAAACCTATTTCGACTTCTTAAATGAATTGTTTATACAAACAGGAAATTTAGGTAATCCAATAATTGGTAACCCACCTCCTGCCTCTATACGTGGAAATTTAATAAATTTAAACAATCCCAATAATCGAGCATTAGGATTCTTTTATACAGTAGATATCGAAGAGGACACAATTACAATTACAGAAAATTAAAAACAACATATTGAAAACGAATCGAATATATTTTTATCTATTTATTATTCTTCTCTTTAATGCCTTTCATCTCATTAGTGAGATTTATACAGCAGATCTAAAAGAAGGTCTTTCTGAAACCCTTATATTATTACCTGTAAGTTTCATTTATACTTTATTTATTTTTTGGTCTAGAGTTTATTTAAAAACAAAACTAGTTCCAAAAATAATTGATATCGAAAATAGATCTCAATTTTTAGGTGTTTGGACTACAGTCATTATAACAAAAGCAATTTCACTCACCTTCTTATGGCAAACAGTTGCTTATACATTTGAAAATGATAAAGAACTTGAAAGATCTTTTTTTGATTTGGTGTTCTGGCTAGTTTTATTAATCAATTTCGCAGTCATTGCTTTCGTATATTTTATTGAAATTTTCTTA
This genomic interval carries:
- a CDS encoding DUF4249 domain-containing protein translates to MKNLFIISVIIISSIFLSCETDVTNDITLNESTPRLVINGGLERNTISPLPIQQIQLTTTASFLSTEDQPFVDDAIVTVTDGTNSWIFNHSTNGFYENTEIIPEIGNTYTITINWNGETYEGSDSISEVPSFDNFYFEFEEETIATDAGYFVKFDTTDPIDIANFYYYRLFKNNEFIIVPDPGNSEVLIVSDEFFDGRQRIGVNPNDEVPFEIGDVAKAQQLSISETYFDFLNELFIQTGNLGNPIIGNPPPASIRGNLINLNNPNNRALGFFYTVDIEEDTITITEN